A region of Deinococcus rubellus DNA encodes the following proteins:
- a CDS encoding CopZ family metallochaperone has product MTQSSQMPGGPELDHTDLTVGGMTCDHCVRAVTQALKGVLGVKEASVDLSSGLARVRGEADPQALLDAVKEEGYTAALRE; this is encoded by the coding sequence ATGACCCAGTCTTCTCAGATGCCCGGCGGCCCCGAACTCGACCACACCGATCTCACCGTCGGCGGCATGACCTGCGACCACTGCGTGCGGGCCGTGACTCAGGCCCTCAAGGGTGTGCTGGGCGTGAAGGAAGCCTCGGTGGACCTCAGCAGCGGCCTGGCGCGTGTGCGCGGTGAGGCCGACCCCCAGGCACTCCTCGACGCCGTGAAAGAGGAGGGCTACACGGCGGCGCTGCGGGAGTAA
- a CDS encoding VOC family protein: MTIAPLSALLTLLPDAAELSVADLPRSLAFYQTVLGFSVLSRTVTRAELGVAGAKQPLLILHALERPAAPATRATGLYHLALLLPSRADLGRLLRHVAGLNVPIGASDHLVSEAIYLTDPDGHGIEVYRDRPRSEWPYEAGPRGRQVKMATDPLDVQGVLGSAGNTVWSGLPAATRLGHLHLKVSDQQAASQFYQALGFELMTEFPGASFLAVGGYHHHLGFNVWESRGASPPAANTPALRLARFTLEAAEFPALLARLEAAQMSVQASADQTTNDWAELSDPSGNRLRFSRR, translated from the coding sequence ATGACCATTGCCCCCTTGTCCGCCCTGCTGACCCTGCTGCCTGACGCCGCCGAGCTGAGCGTGGCCGATCTGCCGCGCAGCCTGGCGTTTTACCAGACCGTGTTGGGGTTCAGTGTACTTTCGCGGACGGTGACGCGGGCCGAGCTGGGCGTCGCGGGCGCGAAGCAGCCTCTGCTAATTCTGCACGCGCTCGAGCGGCCTGCTGCGCCCGCGACTCGCGCCACCGGCCTCTACCATTTGGCGCTGCTGCTGCCCTCACGGGCTGATCTGGGGAGATTGCTGCGGCACGTCGCCGGGCTGAATGTGCCGATCGGTGCGTCCGACCATCTGGTGAGCGAGGCCATCTATCTCACTGATCCCGACGGTCACGGCATTGAGGTTTACCGTGACCGGCCCCGCAGCGAGTGGCCGTATGAAGCGGGGCCGCGAGGTCGGCAGGTGAAGATGGCCACCGACCCGCTCGACGTTCAGGGCGTCCTGGGCAGCGCCGGGAACACGGTCTGGAGCGGCCTTCCAGCGGCTACCCGGCTGGGCCACCTGCACCTGAAAGTCAGCGACCAGCAGGCGGCCAGCCAGTTTTACCAGGCGCTCGGCTTCGAACTGATGACCGAGTTTCCCGGCGCGTCGTTTCTGGCGGTGGGCGGCTACCATCACCACCTGGGTTTCAACGTCTGGGAGAGTCGGGGGGCCAGCCCGCCAGCGGCCAACACGCCCGCGCTCCGGCTGGCCCGCTTCACTCTGGAGGCCGCCGAGTTTCCGGCGCTGCTGGCACGGCTGGAAGCGGCCCAGATGTCGGTGCAGGCCAGTGCCGACCAGACCACCAACGACTGGGCTGAGCTGAGCGATCCCAGCGGCAACCGGCTGCGCTTCTCGCGGCGCTGA